A genome region from Cucurbita pepo subsp. pepo cultivar mu-cu-16 chromosome LG02, ASM280686v2, whole genome shotgun sequence includes the following:
- the LOC111789230 gene encoding uncharacterized zinc finger CCHC domain-containing protein At4g19190, which yields MDGEEGGIRLSKRFSDKSGSGEVDYKAKAGTAWSHSYLNQKPWHPLSYPNQRRKWIAEQTHSQREKRADEVAREYAQEQEFFRQTALVSKKEKEKLEMMKAVSFMYVRPPGYNAESAKAAEIADDRKNQEGDSSSQNLPKDGSVNERPPESSGTVGRDHGDKKKPRPKDVFGRALPTEEEFEVLKNAPRMDTGVFARVKPFGVEVRNVKCVRCGIFGHQSGDRECPLKDAIMPNEENRLKRDDPLSTILAHAESSEPLKWELKQKPGISPPRGGFNPDDPNQQIVAEDIFDEYGGFLSSGGIVPELLSNFSSKPKKKKSSKESSRKKLQSSSSRKAKNQEDDERISKKKSKSKRKKQISSESSPETSESDRRNRRNKHKTSYSSDDFDPETHLRTKRHRRKHLNTSDVSNFERPHITDRYCPERSPSDISDSSRQDERRKGKGSESEHRSGRKNQSYSSEESEFETHRRSDKSRSKHSSSKDHHPDSHHSSSKMRRRKSYSSDDSETNRRRRSKGQKHNYSSDDSRDKKRRR from the exons ATGGATGGTGAAGAAGGAGGGATACGGCTAAGCAAGAGGTTCTCCGACAAATCTGGATCCGGTGAAGTTGATTACAAGGCCAAGGCTGGCACCGCTTGGAGCCATTCGTATCTCAACCAGAAGCCCTGGCATCCTCTCTCGTACCCTAATCAACGCCGCAAATGGATCGCCGAGCAGACTCACTCTCAGCGAGAAAAGCGCGCCGACGAAGTTGCTCGCGAG TATGCTCAAGAGCAGGAGTTCTTTCGCCAGACTGCTCTTGTCTccaagaaagagaaggaaaag TTGGAGATGATGAAAGCGGTTAGTTTTATGTACGTACGACCACCTGGTTACAATGCTGAAAGTGCAAAAGCTGCAGAGATTGCTGATGATAGGAAGAATCAAGAGGGTGATAGCTCCTCTCAGAATCTGCCCAAGGATGGCTCTGTGAATGAAAG GCCACCAGAATCGTCAGGCACAGTCGGTAGGGACCATGGCGATAAGAAGAAACCAAGGCCAAAAGATGTTTTCGGGCGTGCTTTGCCCACCgaagaagaatttgaagtCTTAAAAAATGCCCCTCG GATGGACACAGGTGTTTTTGCGAGAGTAAAACCATTTGGGGTAGAAGTACGCAATGTGAAATGTGTTAGATGTGGGATCTTTGGCCATCAAAGTGGTGATCGTGAATGTCCGTTGAAGGATGCTATAATGCCAAATGAAGAAAATCGATTGAAAAGAGATGACCCTTTATCTACAATACTTGCCCATGCAGAGAGCAGTGAG CCTCTGAAGTGGGAGTTGAAGCAGAAACCAGGAATTAGTCCTCCCCGTGGAGGTTTTAATCCCGATGACCCGAACCAGCAAATAGTTGCCGAGGACATATTTGATGAGTACGGAG GCTTTCTCAGCAGTGGCGGTATTGTCCCGGAATTGCTGTCCAATTTTTCAAGCAAacccaagaaaaagaagtcttCAAAAGAAAGTTCACGGAAAAAGCTCCAATCATCATCTAGTAGAAAAGCAAAGAATCAAGAAGACGATGAGAGaatatcaaagaagaaaagtaaatctaaaagaaagaaacaaatcaGTAGTGAATCAAGTCCAGAAACCTCAGAGTCCGATAGGCGAAATAGAAGGAACAAGCACAAGACTTCCTATTCTTCTGATGATTTCGACCCGGAAACGCATCTTAGGACTAAAAGGCATAGAAGGAAGCATTTAAATACTTCTGATGTTTCCAACTTTGAGCGGCCTCATATTACTGATCGATATTGCCCCGAACGAAGCCCTTCTGATATTTCAGACTCTAGTAGGCAGGATGAACGGAGGAAAGGCAAGGGTTCTGAATCAGAACACAGATCAGGCAGAAAAAACCAATCATACTCTTCTGAAGAGTCCGAATTCGAGACGCATCGACGAAGTGATAAAAGCAGATCCAAACACTCTTCGTCGAAAGATCATCACCCAGATAGTCATCATTCAAGTAGCAAGATGAGACGTAGGAAGTCTTATTCGTCTGATGATTCAGAAACGAACAGGCGTCGTAGAAGTAAAGGCCAAAAGCACAATTACTCATCAGATGATTCTAGAGATAAGAAGAGAAGACGTTAG
- the LOC111789335 gene encoding F-box protein SKIP31-like codes for MSIPDEEDEFLAQFIESEVLSEVSDKEEGNREEEPKPKRARIEQINPNEQREVASVTTSSSQSKGVVPGRIETGIFSKVPPELFRHILKFLSSEDLVSCSLVCRFLNSVASDESLWRRLYCLRWGLMPATKKLRQCPWKKLYIQRDGEDMTQLVRDCSSEFKEYYIQMQAAKRSQAPLPSQVQDDQIILDRTVADQVSSWKSSKGLADKIVIDHTCSGETCTYYQIGDAFVCEKTGLVHVCDDTCREVIMDPDDEQLVCRISGHCFDNLLLPDSMEPDSEQQLAGVTDEAEAEPFMGSGRFARAYLLGYNCADEAELEATLRFC; via the exons ATGTCCATTCCAGATGAAGAAGACGAGTTCTTAGCTCAATTCATCGAATCAGAGGTCCTCTCAGAGGTCTCCGACAAG GAAGAGGGGAACAGGGAGGAGGAACCAAAACCTAAGAGAGCTCGAATCGAACAAATTAACCCTAACGAACAAAGAGAGGTAGCTTCGGTCACTACTTCGTCCTCACAATCCAAGGGCGTCGTTCCCGGGAGGATTGAGACTGGAATTTTCAGTAAAGTTCCTCCGGAGCTCTTCCGCCATATCCTCAAGTTTCTTTCATCAGAG GATCTGGTTTCTTGTTCACTGGTTTGTCGTTTTTTAAACTCTGTGGCGTCTGATGAATCATTATGGCGAAGATT atattgtctacgaTGGGGTCTGATGCCCGCGACCAAGAAGTTGCGCCAATGTCCTTGGAAAAAACTTTACATTCAG CGTGACGGAGAAGATATGACTCAACTGGTTCGAGATTGCTCTTCCGAGTTTAAAGAGTACTATATCCAAATGCAAGCAGCAAAAAGAAGTCAAGCTCCTCTTCCTTCTCAG GTGCAGGATGACCAAATAATTCTTGACAGGACTGTGGCTGATCAAGTATCTTCATGGAAAAGTAGCAAGGGCTTGGCTGACAAGATAGTCATAGATCACACTTGCTCTGGAGAAACTTGTACATATTACCAAATTGGAGATGCATTTGTATGTGAAAAAACTGGACTTGTTCATG TATGCGATGATACGTGCAGAGAAGTCATTATGGATCCCGATGATGAACAACTTGTCTGCAGAATATCTGGACACTGCTTTGATAATCTGCTTTTGCCAGATTCTATGGAACCGGATTCG GAACAGCAACTAGCAGGTGTAACCGATGAGGCGGAGGCAGAACCATTCATGGGTTCGGGCCGTTTTG CTCGAGCTTACTTGCTGGGATACAACTGTGCTGATGAGGCAGAGCTAGAAGCTACATTGAGGTTTTGCTGA
- the LOC111789001 gene encoding arabinosyltransferase XEG113-like has protein sequence MVSGNGCPEGVSTRPLFLVIYTTVTVGIVFSSLYVFSAVYSSSNSVSDSSSSWFSSPSEFTNSGSTLIKDQEPYVTQPSTATPPDFRRTDVHNKGEKPIWEAPDTKTMPPPETFLLSKELVQQRAKDNIIIVTFGNYAFMDFILSWVKHLTDLNLSNLLVGAMDTKLLEALYWKGIPVFDMGSHMSTVDVGWGSPTFHKMGREKVILINSILPYGFELLMCDTDMVWLKNPLPYLARYPEADVLTSSDQVVPTVVDDSLDIWSQVSGALNIGIFHWRPSQASKKLAKEWKEMLLADDSIWDQNGFNQLVHKRYGPAVDEDSGLVYAYDGYLKLGILPASIFCSGHTYFVQAMFQQFRLEPYAIHTTFQYGGTEGKRHRLREAMVFYDPPEYFDTPGGYMSFKPSIPRSLLLEGEHNVDTHFTLINYQMKQIRTALAIASLLNRTLIMPQLWCRLDRLWFGHPGVLPGSVTRQPFICPLDHVFEVNVMLKDLPEGEFGPGINFREYSFLDNPLLPKQVKESWLDVHICKQDNEDCHASNDTVHPGVLKFPKGSNEDTFKAIFSTFKDVKVIQFSTMQDAFLGFSDKKREEKFRNRVKRYVGIWCCVENTTIGHIYYDMYWDETPDWKPHPPRTPEEDRPHF, from the exons ATGGTTTCGGGAAATGGGTGTCCGGAGGGAGTCAGTACGAGGCCTCTGTTCTTGGTGATCTATACGACGGTCACTGTTGGCATTGTGTTCTCGTCGTTGTATGTGTTTTCGGCTGTTTATTCGTCTTCTAACTCTGTTTCTGATTCCAGCTCCTCCTGGTTTTCGTCTCCTTCTGAATTTACCA ATTCTGGTTCAACTCTAATCAAGGATCAAGAGCCATATGTAACACAACCGAGTACAGCGACACCTCCAGATTTCCGCAGAACAGATGTTCACAACAAGGGGGAAAAACCAATTTGGGAAGCTCCAGACACCAAAACTATGCCTCCTCCCGAGACTTTTCTTCTAAGCAAGGAACTAGTTCAGCAAAGGGCAAAAGATAACATAATAATAGTGACATTTGGTAACTATGCATTTATGGACTTCATCCTTAGTTGGGTTAAGCATCTGACAGATCTTAATCTTTCTAATCTTCTTGTTG GTGCAATGGATACCAAACTGTTAGAAGCTTTGTATTGGAAAGGTATTCCAGTTTTTGACATGGGAAGCCATATGAGCACAGTGGATGTTGGCTGGGGGTCACCTACATTTCATAAGATGGGACGAGAAAAAGTGATTCTTATCAACTCAATTCTCCCTTATGGTTTTGAGTTATTGATGTGTGATACAGACATGGTCTGGTTAAAG AATCCGCTCCCATATCTTGCTCGTTACCCTGAGGCAGATGTCTTAACTTCAAGTGATCAGGTTGTACCAACAGTGGTTGATGACAGTTTGGATATATGGAGCCAAG TCTCTGGTGCCTTGAATATTGGAATTTTTCACTGGCGGCCTTCACAAGCATCAAAAAAATTGGCCAAGGAGTGGAAGGAAATGCTCCTAGCCGATGATAGTATTTGGGATCAAAATGGTTTCAACCAACTTGTTCATAAGAGATACGGACCAGCTGTTGATGAAGACAGTGGACTCGTATATGCTTATGATGGTTATCTCAAGCTAGGAATTTTACCAGCAAGTATTTTCTGTAGTGGACACACCTACTTTGTCCAG GCAATGTTTCAACAATTTAGATTGGAGCCATATGCCATTCATACTACATTCCAGTATGGGGGTACTGAAGGAAAGCGCCACAGGCTGCGCGAGGCAATGGTTTTCTATGATCCTCCAGAGTACTTCGATACACCGG GAGGTTACATGTCATTTAAGCCATCAATCCCTAGGAGCCTACTGCTTGAAGGAGAGCATAACGTTGATACACACTTCACTCTTATTAACTACCAG atGAAACAAATAAGAACTGCACTTGCAATTGCTTCATTATTGAATCGTACACTG ATTATGCCTCAACTATGGTGCCGGTTAGATAGGCTATGGTTTGGACATCCCGGAGTTCTGCCGGGTTCAGTGACTCGACAACCTTTTATTTGCCCATTGGATCATGTTTTTGAG GTCAATGTGATGTTGAAAGACTTACCAGAGGGAGAGTTTGGCCCAGGAATCAACTTTAGAGAATATTCTTTCTTGGATAATCCATTACTCCCAAAACAG GTGAAAGAATCATGGCTTGATGTTCATATTTGTAAACAAGATAATGAAGATTGTCATGCATCAAATGATACGGTACATCCGGGCGTCCTCAAATTTCCTAAGGGCAGCAATGAAGACACG TTCAAGGCAATATTTTCCACTTTCAAGGATGTCAAAGTCATCCAGTTCTCAACGATGCAAGACGCTTTCCTTGGTTTCTCTGATAAG AAAAGGGAAGAGAAGTTCAGGAACCGTGTCAAGCGATACGTTGGCATATGGTGTTGTGTGGAGAATACTACTATTGGCCACATATATTATGACATGTACTGGGATGAGACGCCCGATTGGAAACCACACCCACCTCGAACACCTGAGGAAGATCGACCACATTTTTAA
- the LOC111788713 gene encoding ABC transporter E family member 2, whose translation MADRLTRIAIVSSDRCKPKKCRQECKKSCPVVKTGKLCIEVTPASKIAFISEELCIGCGICVKKCPFEAIQIINLPKDLDKDTTHRYGVNTFKLHRLPVPRPGQVLGLVGTNGIGKSTALKVLAGKLKPNLGRFNNPPDWQEILTYFRGSELQNYFTRILEDNLKAIIKPQYVDHIPKAVQGNVGQVLEQKDERNVKEELCRDLELNQVIDRNVGDLSGGELQRFAIAVVAIQNAEIYMFDEPSSYLDVKQRLKAAQVIRSLLRPNSYVIVVEHDLSVLDYLSDFICCLYGKPGAYGVVTLPFSVREGINIFLAGFVPTENLRFRDESLTFKVAETPQESAEEIETYARYKYPTMTKTQGNFRLRVVEGEFTDSQIIVMLGENGTGKTTFIRMLAGLLKPDSVEGSDIEIPEFNVSYKPQKISPKFKFSVRHLLHQKIRDSYMHPQFVSDVMKPLLIEQLMDQEVMNLSGGELQRVALCLCLGKPADIYLIDEPSAYLDSEQRIVASKVIKRFILHAKKTAFVVEHDFIMATYLADRVIVYEGQPSIDCTANGPQSLLTGMNLFLSHLDITFRRDPTNYRPRINKVDSTKDREQKSAGSYYYLDD comes from the exons ATGGCGGATCGATTAACGCGTATAGCTATTGTGAGTTCGGATAGGTGCAAGCCGAAAAAGTGCCGTCAGGAATGCAAGAAGAGCTGTCCCGTAGTTAAGACAG GTAAACTGTGTATTGAGGTTACCCCAGCCTCTAAGATCGCTTTCATCTCAGAAGAACTATGTATTGGATGCGGTATATGTGTTAAG AAATGCCCATTTGAAGCAATTCAAATCATCAATCTGCCGAAGGATTTGGATAAAGATACAACGCATAGATATGGTGTCAACACCTTCAAATTGCACAG GTTGCCAGTTCCTCGGCCTGGGCAAGTTCTTGGTTTGGTTGGGACCAATGGTATTGGGAAGTCCACTGCACTGAAAGTTTTGGCTGGAAAACTGAAACCAAATCTTGGTCGTTTCAAT AACCCCCCAGATTGGCAGGAGATATTGACCTACTTTCGCGGATCTGAGTTGCAGAACTATTTTACACGTATCCTTGAAGATAATCTAAAG GCAATCATAAAGCCCCAATATGTTGATCACATTCCAAAAGCAGTTCAAGGGAACGTTGGCCAGGTGCTAGAGCAAAAAGACGAGAGGAATGTGAAGGAAGAACTCTGTCGTGATCTAGAACTTAATCAAGTTATAGATCGCAATGTTGGTGATCTGTCTGGTGGAGAACTTCAAAGATTTGCCATTGCTGTTGTTGCCATACAGAATGCAGAGATCTATATGTTTGATGAACCATCAAGTTACCTTGATGTGAAACAGAGACTTAAAGCTGCTCAAGTTATTCGATCTTTGCTTCGGCCCAACAG CTATGTAATTGTTGTCGAGCACGATCTTAGTGTCTTGGATTACTTGTCTGACTTCATTTGCTGTCTTTATGGGAAACCGGGTGCATATGGAGTTGTGACCCTTCCCTTCTCGGTTCGAGAAGGAATCAACATCTTCTTGGCTGGTTTTGTTCCCACAGAAAATCTACGATTTAGAGATGAATCTCTTACCTTCAAG gtTGCTGAGACTCCTCAGGAAAGTGCTGAGGAAATTGAAACATATGCACGATATAAGTACCCAACCATGACTAAAACTCAGGGAAATTTTAGGCTCCGTGTGGTTGAAGGTGAATTTACTGATTCACAGATTATTGTGATGCTCGGTGAGAATGGAACAGGAAAGACAACATTTATTCGTATGCTG GCTGGTTTGTTGAAACCCGATTCTGTTGAAGGTTCTGATATTGAAATTCCCGAGTTTAACGTTTCCTACAAACCCCAGAAGATCAgtcctaaatttaaattttcagtCAGGCACTTGCTACATCAGAAAATAAGGGACTCCTATATGCATCCCCAATTTGTTTCAGATGTAATGAAGCCCTTGCTTATCGAACAATTGATGGATCAGGAAGTTATGAATCTTTCTGGAGGAGAGTTGCAGAGAGTTGCGTTGTGCCTTTGCCTTGGAAAG CCTGCGGATATTTATCTGATAGATGAACCTAGTGCTTACCTTGATTCTGAGCAGCGTATTGTTGCTTCAAAAGTCATCAAGAGATTTATCCTCCATGCAAAAAAGACTGCCTTTGTGGTCGAACACGATTTTATTATGGCCACGTATCTAGCAGATCGAGTTATTGTATACGAGGGTCAGCCATCAATCGATTGTACTGCTAACGGACCTCAGTCGTTACTGACTGGAATGAATCTCTTCTTATCT CATCTTGATATTACGTTTAGAAGAGATCCAACAAATTACAGGCCAAGAATTAACAAGGTGGACTCGACGAAGGATCGGGAGCAAAAATCCGCTGGCTCATACTATTATTTGGATGATTAA
- the LOC111787913 gene encoding AP-4 complex subunit epsilon-like, with protein sequence MEQLKTIGRELAMGSQGGFGQSKEFLDLIKSIGEARSKAEEERIIIHEMETLKRRLTDPDIPKRKMKEYIIRLVYVEMLGHDPSFGYIHAVKMTHDDNLLLKRTGYLAVTLFLHEDHDLIILIVNTIQKDLKSDNYLVVCAALNAVCRLINEETIPAVLPQVVELLGHSKEAVRKKAIMALHRCHQKSPSSISHLLSNFRKRLCDNDPGVMGATLCPLFELITTDVNSYKDLVVSFVSILKQVADRRLPKSYEYHQMPAPFIQIKLLKILALLGAGDKQASEHMYTVVGDIFKKCDPLSNIGNAVLYQSICCVSSIYPNPKLLEAAADVISRFLKSDSHNLKYMGIDALGRLIKLSPDIAEQHQLAVIDCMEDPDDTLKRKTFELLYTMTKSTNVEVIVNRMIEYMISITDHHYKTYIASRCVKLAEEFAPNNHWFIQTINKVFEHAGDLVNIKVAHDLMRLIAEGFGDDGDTVDNQLRSSAVESYLRIIGNPKLPSAFLQVICWVLGEYGTADGKYSASYIAGKLCDVAEAYSNDESVKAYAVTALMKVYAFEKMSGRRVDVLPECQSLIEELSASHSTDLQQRAYELQATLGLDAQAVENIMPADASCEDIEIDKDLSFLNNYVQQSLENGAQPYIPESQRSRMDDISAIKSLDQREVVSHSLRFEAYDLPRPPVPSSVPPISPAISAELVPVPEPYHPRETYQSTSDPSVSNDGLTRVKLRLDGVQKKWGRSTYSSSGSSVSTSTPQKAVNGVSQVDSTSSVSSKPTTYNSRTSEPEISQEKQKLAASLFGGSSKTEKRAPSAAHKATKAHHGADKLHAAKKAVTSTEVAVPKASHQPPPPDLLDLGEPVVTSSTPFVDPFKQLEGLLDESQVSSTVNSKPVEPNKSPDLMALYSGTAMSGQGSNFLDLLSSNKDDLNLSSGLSKVAAKTGQGETIVSNSTQFSKGPDAKASLEKDAVVRQMGVTPTSPNPNLFKDLLG encoded by the exons ATGGAGCAGTTGAAGACGATCGGCAGAGAGCTTGCTATGGGGTCTCAGGGAGGATTTGGACAGTCGAAGGAGTTTTTGGATCTGATTAAATCGATCGGCGAGGCCAGATCCAAGGCAGAGGAGGAGCGAATTATCATTCACGAAATGGAAACTTTGAAACGCCGTCTCACCGATCCCGACATTCCGAAGCGCAAGATGAAGGAGTACATTATTCGTCTCGTGTATGTTGAGATGCTCGGTCATGATCCTTCATTCGGCTACATCCATGCCGTCAAGATGACTCATGACGACAATCTCCTGCTGAAGCGCACTGGTTATTTGGCCGTCACACTCTTTCTTCACGAGGACCACGACCTCATCATTCTCATTGTTAATACCATCCAGAAAGACCTGAAGTCCGATAATTACCTCGTCGTCTGTGCGGCTCTCAATGCGGTGTGTAGGCTTATTAACGAGGAGACTATACCAGCAGTGTTACCGCAGGTTGTCGAGCTTTTGGGACACTCAAAGGAGGCCGTTAGAAAGAAGGCTATCATGGCTCTTCATCGCTGCCACCAGAAATCGCCCTCTTCCATATCGCATCTCCTCTCCAATTTCCGAAAG AGGCTGTGTGATAACGATCCTGGAGTCATGGGAGCCACTCTTTGCCCTCTCTTTGAGCTCATTACTACGGATGTAAATTCCTATAAAGATTTAGTTGTCAGCTTTGTAAGCATTCTTAAACAGGTAGCTGACCGCAGATTGCCGAAGAGTTATGAATACCATCAGATGCCGGCTCCGTTCATACAG atcaaattattgaaaattcttGCATTACTGGGTGCTGGCGACAAGCAAGCAAGTGAACACATGTATACAGTTGTTGGGGATATATTTAAGAAGTGTGATCCTTTAAGTAATATAGGTAATGCTGTTCTCTACCAAAGTATATGCTGCGTCTCATCTATTTACCCGAATCCTAAGTTGCTGGAAGCTGCTGCTGATGTAATCTCTAGATTTTTAAAG AGTGATAGCcataatctaaaatatatGGGCATTGATGCACTTGGTCGACTTATAAAGCTAAGTCCGGATATTGCCGAACAACATCAGTTAGCTGTGATTGATTGTATGGAG GATCCAGATGATActttaaagagaaaaacattTGAACTATTGTATACAATGACCAAGTCCACCAATGTCGAAGTGATTGTCAATCGCATGATTGAATATATGATAAGCATTACGGACCATCATTATAAGACTTATATAGCATCAAGATGTGTTAAACTTGCTGAGGAATTTGCACCTAATAACCATTGGTTCATTCAG ACcattaataaagtttttgaGCACGCTGGAGATTTGGTGAATATTAAAGTTGCACATGATTTGATGCGGTTGATTGCTGAAGGATTTGGAGACGATGGTGATACAGTAGATAACCAGTTGAGATCATCTGCG GTGGAGTCATATTTGCGCATTATTGGGAACCCCAAGCTTCCATCTGCATTTCTTCAG GTCATCTGTTGGGTTCTGGGGGAGTATGGGACTGCTGATGGAAAGTACTCTGCTTCATATATTGCTGGAAAGCTCTGTGATGTAGCCGAAGCCTATTCAAATGATGAAAGCGTCAAG GCTTATGCGGTGACAGCTCTCATGAAAGTATATGCATTTGAGAAGATGTCCGGGAGAAGAGTGGATGTGCTACCTGAG TGTCAATCTTTGATTGAAGAATTATCAGCATCCCACTCAACAGATTTGCAGCAACGTGCGTATGAATTGCAGGCCACCTTAGGCTTAGATGCTCAAGCTGTTGAGAATATAATGCCAGCTGATGCAAGCTGTGAAGATATCGAG ATTGATAAAGATCTATCGTTCCTCAACAATTATGTGCAACAGTCACTAGAAAATGGTGCACAGCCTTACATTCCTGAGAGTCAGCGATCTAGGATGGATGACATCAGTGCCATTAAAAGTCTTGACCAGCGTGAAGTTGTGTCGCACAGCCTTCGGTTTGAGGCCTATGATCTCCCAAGGCCTCCAGTGCCATCAAGCGTCCCTCCTATTTCGCCTGCAATCTCAGCTGAATTGGTTCCTGTACCAGAGCCATATCATCCTAGGGAGACATACCAGTCTACATCAGATCCTTCTGTATCAAATGATGGTTTGACTCGAGTCAAGTTACGACTTGATGGTGTTCAGAAGAAGTGGGGCAGGTCGACGTACTCCTCTTCTGGTTCATCTGTGTCTACTTCCACTCCTCAAAAAGCAGTAAATGGTGTTTCACAAGTAGATAGCACTAGTTCTGTAAGCTCAAAACCCACGACTTATAACTCGAGAACTTCAGAACCTGAGATTTCTCAAGAGAAACAAAAGCTTGCGGCCTCCTTATTTGGAGGTTCATCCAAAACCGAAAAAAGGGCACCTTCTGCTGCCCATAAAGCTACCAAGGCACACCATGGTGCCGATAAGCTTCACGCAGCCAAGAAAGCAGTCACGTCAACAGAAGTTGCTGTGCCTAAGGCAAGCCACCAACCACCTCCTCCCGACCTCCTCGACTTAGGTGAACCGGTTGTCACCAgtagtacaccatttgttgaTCCATTTAAGCAGTTGGAAGGGCTTCTTGATGAAAGCCAGGTTTCTTCGACCGTGAATTCTAAACCTGTTGAACCCAATAAATCTCCAGATCTTATGGCATTATATTCTGGGACAGCCATGAGTGGACAAGGAAGCAATTTCTTGGATCTTCTATCCTCCAACAAGGATGATTTGAATCTTTCTTCTGGATTGTCAAAAGTGGCCGCAAAGACGGGTCAGGGAGAAACTATTGTTTCGAATTCGACACAATTTAGCAAGGGACCAGATGCAAAGGCATCTTTGGAAAAGGATGCAGTCGTTAGGCAGATGGGTGTGACCCCTACCAGTCCGAATCCGAACTTGTTTAAAGACTTGCTTGGCTAA